Sequence from the Hamadaea flava genome:
CCGCTCCGGAACAAGTGCGGCGACATAGTTCCGCGCGATCGTCAGGTCGGTCTTGGTCAGCATCATCTCCACATTGGAGAGGAAGGTCCGGAAGAAGTGCCAGCGGGAGTGCGCGTCGGTCAGGGTGTCGAACAGTCCTGCCTCGCGTGCGGCGCGCAGGCCGGTGCCGACGCCGTACCAGCCGGGGACGATCTGGCGTGACTGCGTCCAGCCGAACACCCAGGGGATAGCCCGCAGGCCACCGAGCCCGGCGCCCGAGTCCGGCCGCTTCGCGGGGCGGGAGCCGATGTTCAACGCGCCGAGCAGCTCGGTCGGCGTGGCCGCCCAGAAGTACTCGGGGAGCAGCGGATCCTCGACGAGATCCCGGTACGCCCCGAAGGCCGCGTCGGACACGGCGTCCATCGCCGCGTCCCAGCGAGCCAGGTCTTCCTGCGGCTGCCGGGGCGCGGTGTGCAGCAGCGTCGCCTGCAGCACGGCGGCCACGGTCAGCTCCAGGTTCTCCCGGGCCAGCGCGGGCAGCGTGTACTTGTCGGAGATGACCTCGCCCTGCTCGGTCACCTTGATCGCGCCGTCGAGCGTGCCGTAGGGCTGGGCCAGGATCGCCTCGTGGGTCGGGCCGCCGCCGCGGCCGACGGTGCCGCCGCGGCCGTGGAACAGCCGCAGGCGTACGCCGTGCCGGGCGGCGACGTCCCGCAGGTCGCGCTGTGCCCGGTGGATGCCCCACTGGCTGGTGGTGATCCCGGCCTCCTTGTTGGAGTCGGAGTAGCCGAGCATCACCTCCTGCACGTCGCCGCGAGCGCGCACGACGGCCCGGTACGCCGGCAGCCGCAGCAGCTCGTCGAGGAGCCGCCCGCCGGCGGACAGCTCGGCCGGGGTCTCCAGCAGCGGCACGAGCCCGATCCGGGCCTTGGCGTTGTGCGGGTCGATCAGACCGGCCTCGCGGGCCAGGACGGCGGCGGCGAGCACGTCGTCGACGCCCTGCGTCATCGAGATGATGTACGACTCGATGACCTCCGGCCCGAATCGCTCCTGCGCGTCCCGGATGGTGCTGAAGACGTCGAACGTCTTGCGCGACCGGTCGCTCAGCGGGGTGTCGGCGTGCGACAGCGGGCGGCGGCTGTCCAGCTCCCGAGCCAGCAGCTCGGTCCGCTCCGCGCGGGACAGCCCCGCGTAGTCGGTGACCTCGCCCACGCTGGCGTAGAGCTGGGCGAGCACGGCGTGATGAGCCTCGGCGTGCTCGCGTACGTCCATCGTGGCCAGTCGCAGCCCGAACGCGCTCACGCGGCGGATGATGCTGGCCAGGGTGCCCGTCGCGGTCAGCTGCCCGGCGTTGCGCGCCAGCGACGCCCGCAGCAGTTCCAGGTCGGCGATCAGCCCGGACGAGCCGAGGTAGTCGCGCCCGTGCACGTGCGGCGTGCCCTTGGCCAGACGCTGCCGGGTGTTGGCGAGCTTGGCCTTGATCGCGCGCGCCTTCAGGCGGTACGGCTCCTCGGCGTTGACCCGGCGGAACCGGGCGTCCACCTCCGGCAGTGCGTCCAGGTCCTGGGCGAGGCTGGCCGACAGGTCCAGCGACACCGTACGCAGCCGCCGGGACACGCTGATCTCGTTGATCAGCTCGTCCATCGCCTCCTCGGTGGCCTGGATGCCGTGCTCGTGCTGGATGATCAGCACGTCCCGGGTGACCGCCGGGGTCACGAACGGGTTGCCGTCGCGGTCGCCGCCGATCCAGGTCCCGAAGGTGAGCGGCTGCCCGTTCGGCGCGCTCTCCACCCCCAGCGACCGGAGCGTCTCGGCGAGGTCGTCGAGCACCTGCGGGGCGGCGTCGGCGTACAGGTCGCGCAGGTAGTAGACGGCGTTGCGCGCCTCGTCGGTCGGGTCGGGCCGGTCGAGCCGCAGTTCGTCGGTCTGCCACAGCAGATCCAGCAGCTCGGCCAGCCGTCGGTCGGTCTTGGCGGTGACGTCGCCGCCATAGAGCACCGCCTCGGCCGCCTCGTTGTCGAGCTGGTCGGCGATGCTGCGGAGCTTGGTCAGGATCGACCGCCGGGCCGCCTCGGTCGGATGCGCGGTGAAGACCGGGCGTACCGCCAGGCGACGGGCGGCGGCGGCGATCTCGGCGGTCGGCACCTTCCGCTCGGCGATCATGGCGCCGGCCCGGTCGAGCCACCCGCCGTGCTTGGCTCGCTCGCGGCGCAGCTCCCGAGCCCGGTGCACCTGCTCGGTGACGTTGGCGAGGTGGAAGTAGGTGGAGAAGGCACGGGCCAGCTTCGTCCCGGTCGCGACGTCGAGCGCGCCCAGCTTGGCGGCGGCCGCCTCGGGATCGGTGCGGACCAGGGCGCGGACCTCTTCGACGAGGTCGAGCAGCGCCTGGCCCTCCTGGCGGGTCAGAGTCTGGCCGAGCAGCGTGCCGAGCCGTCGGATGTCAGCGCGCAGCGCTGCGTCGTCCTCATCGATCGCATCGATCGGGTGTCGAGCTTCGCTCACCGCGGTTCCTTCCAGGGTGCTGCCGCGCTGGCGCGAGGAGATCGCTTGCCGTCCCCGCAGCGCGCGCCTGAGAAACGGACGCCGCTGTCCTGGCCCGCATGTTACCTGCCCGAGATGTGTCCGGGCGCTGTGACGCCGCTCTCGGGCCCGCCTGTCGGCCGGTGAATGTAGGCTGGTGACCGAGCGTCCACCCCCCACCCGATTCGGGCGGGGGGCTAGTCGGCGTGGCCGAAACACGGTGCCCGACCTGGGGCCGAAATCTAGGGGGAAATGTCGTGAGGCTGGTCGGTCTGCTGGAGGCGGCCCTCGCCGACCCCGCTCTCGCCCGCGCCGGTGAGCTGGCCCGGGGCGCCGAGGACGTCGACGTCACCGCGCCGTCGGCGCTGCGGCCCTTCCTGGCGGCCACCGCCGCCCGGAACAAGTCGGTCCTCGCCGTCACGGCGACCAGCCGCGAGGCCGACGATCTGGCCGAGGCGCTGTCCTCGTTCCTGTCGCCGGACCAGGTCGCGGCCTACCCGAGCTGGGAGACGCTCCCGCACGAACGTCTGTCGCCCCGGTCCGACACCGTCGGCCGCCGGCTCGCGGTGCTGCGCCGGCTGGCTCACCCGGAACTGGAAGGCCCGCTCCGCGTCGTCGTGGCACCGGTACGCAGCCTGCTCCAGCCGCAGTTGAAAGGACTCGGCGACCTCATGCCGGTGGAGTTGTCCCCGGGCACGAGCGCCGATCTGGAGGAGGTCGCGCACCGGCTCAGCGACCTGGCGTACGCCCGGGTCGACCTGGTGACCAAGCGGGGCGAGTTCGCCGTCCGCGGTGGCCTGCTCGACGTCTTCCCGCCGACCGAGGAGCACCCGCTTCGGGTGGAGTTCTGGGGCGACGACGTGGAGGAGATCCGCTCCTTCGCCGTGGCCGACCAGCGCACCATCGAACCGGTGGACCGGCTGGTCGCGGTGCCGTGCCGGGAGCTGCTGCTGACCCCGGAGGTCCGGGGCCGGGCCGAGGAGTTGCTGGCGGAGCATCCCGAGCTGGCCGAGATCCTGGAGAAGCTGGCCGAGGGCATCCCGGTCGAGGGGATGGAGTCGCTCGCCCCGGCCCTGGCCGGCGACCACAGCATGGAGCTGCTCGCCGACTGCCTGCCCAGCGAGACGGTCGTCCTGCTCTGCGATCCCGAACGCATCCGCACCCGCGCGCATGACCTTGTGCGTACAAGTGAGGAGTTCTTGCAGGCCGGCTGGGCCGCGGCCGCGAGTGGCGGGCGAGCCCCGATCGACGTGGACGCCGCCGCCTTCAAGACGCTGGCCGAGGTACGCGGAGCCGCGCTTTCCCGCGGTCAGTCGTGGTGGTCGATCGCGCCGTTCGGGCTGGACTCGGGCGAGCCGGCGGCGGTCGACCAGACGCCGTGGCTCGACGTTCCCGAGACGGTGTCGGTCAGCGACGACACGACGACGCTGCTCACCCTGGGCGGGCAGGCCGCGCCGCTGTATCACGGCGACACCGCGCGGCTGCTCGACGACCTGACCGGCTGGCTACGTGACGGCTGGAAGGTGGCGCTGGTCTTCGAGGGCCACGGACCGGCTCAGCGGGCCGCCGAGGTGCTGCGTGACGCGGGCGTCGGCGCGCACGTGTCGGACGCGGCCGGCCTCGCCGCGGGCGAGCTGCTCATCACCACAGGCCCGCTGACGAGCGGCCTGGTCGACGAGACCGCCCAGGTCGCGATCGTGACCGGGACCGACATCTCGGGCGGCCGGGGAGCGTCCACGAAGGACATGCGCAAGATGCCGTCCCGGCGGCGCAACACGATCGACCCGCTGGAGCTGCGCGCCGGCGACTTCGTGGTGCACGAGCAGCACGGCATCGGCCGCTACGTCGAGCTGGTGCAGCGGCAGGTCAACGGGGCCGAGCGGGAATACCTGGTCATCGAGTACGCCCCGGCCAAGCGCGGCCAGCCGGGCGATCGGCTGTTCGTCCCCACCGACGCCCTCGACCAACTGTCCCGGTATGTCGGCGGCGAGCAGCCGACCCTGCACAAGATGGGCGGTTCGGACTGGCAGAAGGCCAAGGCTCGCGCGCGCAAGGCGGTCCGGGAGATCGCGGCCCAGCTCATTCAGCTGTACGCGGCGCGGCAGGGCGCCAGGGGACACGCGTTCGGCCTGGACACCCCGTGGCAGCGGGAGCTGGAGGACGCGTTCCCCTACACCGAGACGCCGGACCAGCTCGCCGCGATCGAAGAGGTCAAGGGCGACATGGAGAAGGCCGTGCCGATGGACCGCCTGATCTGCGGCGACGTCGGCTACGGCAAGACCGAGATCGCCGTACGCGCGGCGTTCAAGGCGGTGCAGGACGGCAAGCAGGTCGCCATCCTCGTCCCCACGACGCTGCTCGCCCAGCAGCACTTCAACACCTTCTCCGAGCGGATGGCCCAGTTCCCGGTGCAGATCCGGCAGCTGTCGCGGTTCCAGACCCCGTCGGAGTCCACGCGCACCATCGAGATGGCGTCCGAAGGCAGCGCCGACATCGTCATCGGCACCCACCGGCTGCTTCAGCAGGCCACCCGGTTCAAGCAGCTCGGCCTCGTCGTGGTGGACGAGGAGCAGCGGTTCGGGGTGGAGCACAAGGAACACCTCAAGTCGCTGCGGACCAATGTGGACGTTCTGACCATGTCGGCCACCCCGATTCCGCGTACGCTCGAAATGGCGATCACCGGCATCCGGGAGATGTCCACCATCGCCACCCCTCCGGAGGAGCGCCATCCCGTCCTGACCTACGTCGGGGCGTACGACGACAAGCAGGTCGCCGCCGCCATCCACCGGGAGCTGCTCCGCGACGGCCAGGTGTTCTACCTGCACAACCGGGTCGAGTCGATCGACAAGGCGGCCCGGCGCCTCCGGGAACTCGTCCCCGAGGCCCGCGTCGTCACCGCGCACGGCCAGATGGGCGAGGAAGCCCTCGAGAAGGTGATGATCGGCTTCTGGGAGAAGGAGTACGACGTCCTCGTGGCCACCACGATCATCGAGTCCGGCATCGACATCCCCAACGCCAACACCCTGATCCTCGAACGGGCCGACCTGCTCGGGCTGGCCCAGTTGCACCAGATCCGGGGTCGTGTCGGCCGTGGCCGCGAGCGGGCGTACGCGTACTTCCTGTATCCGCCGGAGAAGCCGCTGACCGAACACGCCCACGAACGGCTGGCGACCATCGCGCAGCACACCGAACTCGGCGCGGGCATGTATGTCGCGATGAAGGACCTGGAGATCCGCGGCGCGGGCAACCTCCTCGGCGGCGAACAGTCCGGCCACATCGAAGGCGTCGGCTTCGACCTCTACGTCCGGATGGTCGGCGACGCCGTCAAGGCGTTCAAGGGCGACGTCGGCGGCGAGGAGGACGAGGAGGCGACCGAGGTCAAGGTCGATCTGCCGGTCGACGCCCACCTGCCGGTCGACTACATCGAGGTCGAACGGCTGCGCCTGGAGATGTACCGGAAGATCGCCAACGCCCGGTCCGGCGAGGAACTCGACGCGGTCGTCGACGAACTCACCGACCGCTACGGGGAGCCGCCGGCGCCGGTCGTCAACCTGATCGCGGTCGCCCGGTTCCGGGCGCTGGCCCGGGCGTACGGGCTCAGCGAGGTGTCGGTACAAGGCAAGCACCTGCGGTTCTCGCCGCTGGAGCTGCCCGACAGCAAGCAGCTCCGGCTCAAGCGGTACCACCCGGACGCCGTCTACAAGCCCGCCACGTCCCAGGTGTCCGTGCCGCGCCCGACCACTCGGCGGATCGGCGGGGAGCCTCTGCGCGACCAGGCCCTGCTGGAGTGGTGTGCGCAGGCGCTGTCCGACGTTCTGGGGCCGCCTGCGGTTTAGCCCCTGCGAGCCTTGATCAGGGTCATTTCCATGTCGCTATGGCACCGCGGAAATGACCCTGATCATGAAGTCAGCTGTCGGAGTGCCTCGCGAAGAGCGTCGACGGCGTCCTCGTCCCGCGACGACTGCGCCAGCGTCGCCAGCGCGCTCGCCAGCGACGTCGTCGCCCGGGGCGGATGCGCGGCCCGTTCGGCCGCCTTGACGGCGTTCCAGTTGGCGACGATCTCCTCGAGGTCGTCGGTCTCTCGGCCCGGCTCGAAGACGTGCGGGTTCCGGCGGATCATCTTCTCGACGAACTCGCCGGCCACGTCGTCGATGGTCCAACGCTCTTCGTCGGGGAGTTCCTCGGCCATCCGGGCGTGCAGCAGGACCTGCAGCAGGACGTCGCCGATCTCCCCGCGCAGCGCGTCGAGGTCGTCGGCCCGGATCGCGTCGTACGCCTCGTACGCCTCCTCCAGCAGGTAGCGGGCGAGGGTCTGATGGGTCTGCGAGCGTTTCCACGCGTCGTCGGCGTGCAGACGGTCCATGACGGCGACCGCGTCGAGGAGCCGGGCGCCGGGCGGATCCCAGGAGCCGTAGAGCAGCTCCATCTCGGCGAGTTCCGGATTGCTCGCCAGCTTGAGGCCGAGCTCCCGGGCCAGTCGCTGGTCGCCGTCGGGCCCGGCCAGCCAGACAACCGTGCCGCCGCCTTCCACGGAGGTGCCGCCGTCTTCCACGGAGGTGCCGCCGTCTTCCACGGAGGTGCCGCCGCCTTGCACGGAGGTGCCGCCGTCTTCCACGGAGGTGCCGCCGTCTTCCACGGAGGTGCCGGCGGCGGCCAGGAGCGCCGCGGCGGTCGGCGACGGCAGGATCGTGACGTCAGCCCCGTTCGCGCGCAGCGCGGTGGTCTGCGCGTTCTCGGCTCCGGCCAGCACCGGGTACGCGCGTACCAGGTCCCACGCCTGTGCGGTGAGCAGTCCAGCCGGCAGCCGAGGGGAGGTGACGAGCAGGACGATTCGCGCCGTCATCAGCTCTGGACGGCGCCGGTTCCACCAGCGGCGGTCTCGGACGGGGCCGGCGTGGGCGCGTCGACGACGCTGTCGTTGGCGGAGTCGCCGAGCTGCAGGACGACCGGCACGTTGCCGGGCGCGCCGACCGAGATGCTCAGCGCCCGGTAGCGGGGGCTGACGGAGATGTCCTGGTTGGCGGTGGCGTCGGCCCACATCCGGCGCAGCGCCAGCGTCTGCACGACCTCCTGGCTGCCGCTGAGCTCCGGCTTGACCTGCTCGAAGGTCACGTTCGGCTGGATCGCGCCGTACTTGATCGCGTCGTCGTAGAACCAGCGGAGGTCCTCGTCGGTCACCTTGACCCCGGCGTCGGGCGCGCCGTAGATGCAGCTGTGCATCTCCAGCCGCAGCCGGCCGATCTCGGTGGACTGGTCGAGCCCTTCGGTCGACAGCGCCTGAGCGCCCTGCTGCGTGTTCGGCGAGAAGCCGGCGTCGGCGGCGAACTGCTTGCAGGCGTTGGCGAGCACGAAGCTCAGCACGACGCCTTCTCGCGTGATCCGGCCCCCGGTGCTGTCGACCATGTCGGTCACCTGAGCCTCGGTGAGCCGGCTGTCGCCGACGTACGCCGCGGCGCTCGGCGCCGATCGGCAGCCGGCCAGGGCGAGCGCGGCCAGGGCGCCGGCCACGGCGGCAGTGGTCAGTCGGCGGTGTGTACGCACGGCGGCCTCCAGAAATCGACAGTCCGGCAGGCAGCTTACTCATGGTCGGGATCTCAGGGAGAGTTCGGGGACGCGGTGGATACCCAAGCGGCGTGTCGCACGGCAGAATTCCCTGAACGTTCGTGCCCCTTCTATCGAGACGAGTTGACCCAGTGACGATCTTGACGTTGCCGCCCACGGACTGGGCTCGCATCGCCATCTCCGGGCCGACCGAGGAGCAGCGCCCCGCCACGGTGCTGCTGGTCTACCGGTTGTGGCTGGTGGCGTTCATCCTCAAGATGCTGGGCTCCACCTGGGACATGTCGTGGCACTTCAAGTGGCTGCGCGACGACCTGGCCCCGCCGCATCTGCTCAACACCGTCGGCACGGTCCTCGCCGTCGCGCTCGTCATCTTCCAGGTGCGTACGGGAGTGGGGGTGGACAAGCGGGCGCGCAACCTGATCGTCCTGGGCACCGGCCTGTTCCTCATCGCCATCCCGATCGACATCGTGAACCACCGGGTCAACGGGCTCGACATCACCGCCTGGTCGCCGAGCCACGCGCTGCTCTACATCGGCACCGCCTTCATGATCCTCGGCGTGGCGCACGGCTTCGGGATCAGCACCGCGGAGGGCCGCGTACGCACGATCGGGCTGGGCCTGGCCTGGTTCTTCTTCCTGGAGAACGTGCTCTTCCCGAGCCAGCACCAGGAGTACGGCGTGCTGTCGCTGAAGGCGTACCTGGCCGGCAAGCCCTATGCGGAGCCGATCCTGCTGCAGTTCGCCGCCGACCAGATCAACCGTCCGGTCGACACGATCGCGATCACGAACTTCTCCCTGCCGGTCGGCTCGTGGGTCTACCCGGTCTGGCTCGTCGGGGCGGCGATGCTGGCCCTGGTCGCGGCGCGGATCTTCGTCGGCGCCTGCTGGACGGCGACCGTTCTCGCGGCGGCGTACGTCGCGTACCGGTGTGTCGTCTGGGGCATCCTCTACGGCACCGGCTTCCCGCCCTCGGCCGTCCCGTTCGCCCTGCTCGCCGGGGCGATCGCGGTCGACCTCGCGTTCCTGCTCGGCACGGTGAGCGGCGCTGAGCGTACGCTCCCCGGCCGGGTCGGCGTGGCCGTCCTTGGTGCGACGCTGACCGCGGCGGCCCTCGGTGCGGCTCTGTACCTCCAGGCTGAGCTGGTCGCCCCGCCTGTTCGGTACGCGGTCCTGCCGCTCGCCGCGCTCGCGCTCGCCGCCGGGTGGACCGCGTTGACGTTCCGCCGCACCCCCGCCGAAGCGGCCCCGCAGAGTTAGCCACCAGATCACGGTTACGCATGCCAAACCCGCCACGGCAGGCATGCGTAACCGTGATCTGCACCCGGGGGTGGGCGGCCGGTAGGGTCAGGGGATGGAGTTCGCGCCGCTCGCCGAGAAGATCGTCGACGCCGTCCTGGAGTCGGACCCCGTCGCCGCGAACTACGCGGGCGACCACCGGTTCGACCATCGTCTGCCCGACCTGAGCACCGAGGGCGTCGCCGCCGACGTGGCCATGCTGCGCGAGGCCGCGCACGCGTTGTCCCAGGTGGACGTGGACGAGCTGGATCCGGCCGAGCAGGTCGACCACGAGATCCTGTCGAGCATCGTCGACCGGCAGATCTTCGAGCGGTCCGATGTGCGCGAACACGAGTGGAACCCGCTCGTGCACAATCCGGGCGCGTTGCTGCACGCGCTGATGTCCCGTCCGTTCGCCCCGGTCGAGGAACGGCTGGAGTCGCTGGCCCTGCGGCTCGCCTTCGTCCCGGACGCGCTGGCCACCGCGCGTACCCTGCTCGACGGGTGCCCGCAGGTCCACTTGGAGACCGCGGTCGGCCAGTTCCAGGGCTCCGCCGAACTCATCCGCGACTCGTTGCCGCCGATGGTCGCGCAGGTCCCGGGCCTGGAGTCGGTGGTCGGCCCGGTCGCCGACCAGGCGGTCCGCGCGTTGGAGGAGTTCTCCGGCTGGCTCGGCCGGCAACGTCCGGCGCGCGATCCGCGCTTGGGCCGCAAACTCTTCGAGGCCCGCCTCTGGCACACCCTCGACACTCAGCTGTCCGCGGCCGAGGTCCTGGATCGCGCGGAGGCCAACCTCGAGCGGGTCACGGAGGAGATCCGCGAAGCGGCGTCCGGCGTCGCGGGGGGTCCCGCCTCCGACCAAGGGGTACGCGCAGCGTTGCGGTCGTTGTCCGAGCAGCGGCCGGCCAACGACACGGTCGTGGAGCTCGCCCGGGTGACGATGGACGAGACGACCGAGTTCGTCCGGGCGAACGAACTCGTCTCGCTGCTCGACGACCCGTGCGTCCTCGAGGAGATGCCCGAGTTCGCCCGCGGGGTGGCCGTGGCGTACTGCGACGCGCCGGGGCCGCTGGAGACGGCGGACGTGCCGACGTTCTACTGCATCGCGCCGACGCCCCGGGACTGGTCGCCGGAGCTGGTCGAGTCGTTCTACCGCGAGTACAACGACCACATGGTCCGGAACCTCACCGTGCACGAGGCGATGCCGGGCCATTATCTGCAGCTCGCGCACGCCCGCCGCTACCGGGGTTCGACCCGCGTACGCGCGCTGGGCTCCTCCGGCCCGTTCGTCGAGGGCTGGGCGGTGTACGCCGAGGAGATCATGGCCGATCACGGCTTCGGCGGCCTGCCCGTACGCCTGCAGCAGCTCAAGTTGCAGTTGCGGATGACGATCAACGCGATCCTGGACCAGCTCGTGCATTGCGAGGGGCTGGCCGAGGTGGACGCGATGGCGTTGATGACCGAGCGTGGGTTCCAGGAGGAGGGCGAGGCGGCCGGGAAGTGGCGGCGGGCGCTGTTGACCTCGACGCAGCTGTCGACCTACTTCGTGGGCTGGTCGGAGGTGTCGGCGATCGGCCGCGCCCGCCCGGCCGGCACGCCCGCCCGGCAGTGGCACGACGCCATGCTCGCCCACGGCTCGCCGTCGCCGCGCCACCTGCGTACGCTGCTCGGGCTGTGAGCCCGGCGGACGGGGCGGCGGGACTCAGAGGGCGGAGATCGACGGCTGGGGTTCGGTCGTGGCGAACGAGTCCTCGGCCGCGCTCGCGCTGTACTGGGTCATCGCGAACTCGATCGGCGTTCCGTCGACCGTGCCGATGAAGCTGCCGAGCACGTTGTCGGTGGTCACGCAGACCTCGAAGTCGTAGGTCTTGCCGTTCTTCTCGCCGCTCGCCTCGACGCAGCTGGCCGGGCGGCCGGCGATCGTGGTGTCGCGCTGCTGGATGTCGCTTCGCAGGTCGAGGGCGGCCGCCGTGAGCAGCGCGCTGACCTTCTGCGCCGACAGTAGGCCGTGCTTGAGCAGCTCAGTGGCATCGGCCTGCGGGGTGGCCGAAGCGGGGGCGGCGGTCATCGTGCAGACGGCCGGAGCGCCGGAGCACTTCGTGGTGGCCTGCGGGGTCAAGATCATCGATCCCCCCGTCCATTGGTACGCCGTTCGCCGGGGCTCCTTGGACTGCGTCACCGTCGCCATCGCCCCGCCGGCGAGCTGGTAGCGGGCGGTGTAATCGGCGGCAGGCGGCTGGTTGAGCCGGGCCGCGAGATCGTTGACCAGGTCGGTGCGGTCGATCGGCGGCGTACCGCCTCCGCAGCCGGTCATGGCCAGCAGACCGGCCACGATCGGGCCGGCCAGGATGAGCAGAGTGGTGTGCCGCCGTAACCGGCGCTCCCCGGGTCGCACGCTACTCACCCTTGCTCATGAGATCGATTCGCCGCAACGTGGATGTCCGATTCCCGAAACAATGCGGAGAATCTCCGTTCAGTCGGCGTACTCCTGGCCGAACGGCGTCCGGTCGGCGGGACCGCGATAGGCTGCGGGTGATTTCGCACCGCAGAGTCGCGGCGCCCAGAGCGGACATCACGAGGAGCAACACTGTGGCCACCATCGAGGGATTCGTCGCACGGGAGATTCTCGACTCGCGGGGCAACCCCACCGTCGAGGTGGAGATCGGCCTCGACGACGGCACCATCGAGCGCGCCGCCGTCCCGTCCGGCGCGTCAACCGGCGCCTTCGAGGCGCTGGAGCTGCGGGACGGTGACAAGGGCCGGTACAGCGGCAAGGGCGTGCAGAAGGCCGTCGCCAACATCACCGACAAGATCGTCGACGAGCTGATCGGCTACGAGGCGAGCGAGCAGCGCCTGATCGACGCCAAGATGCTGGAGCTGGACGGCACGCCGGACAAGGCCAACCTCGGCGCGAACGCGATGCTGGGCGTCTCGCTGGCCGTCGCCAAGGCCGCCGCCAAGAGCGCCGAGCTGTCGCTGTTCCGCTACGTCGGCGGTCCGAACGCGCACCTGCTGCCGGTGCCGATGATGAACATCCTCAACGGCGGGGCGCACGCGGACTCCAACGTGGACGTCCAGGAGTTCATGGTCGCCCCGATCGGCGCGCCGACCTTCGCCGAGGCGCTGCGCTCGGGCGCGGAGGTCTACCACGCGCTCAAGGCGGTTCTGAAGAAGAAGGGCCTGTCCACCGGCCTGGGTGACGAGGGCGGCTTCGCCCCCGACCTGCCCTCCAACGCCGCCGCCCTGGACCTGATCGCGGAGGCTGTCGCCGCCGCCGGGTACGCCCTGGGCAAGGACATCGTGCTGGCGATGGACGTCGCCGCGACCGAGTTCTACAAGGACGGCTCGTACGTCTTCGAGGGCGCTCCCAAGTCCACCGACGAGATGATCGCGTACTACGCGAAGCTGGCCGAGTCCTACCCGATCGTGTCGATCGAGGACCCGCTGGCCGAGGACGACTGGGCGGGCTGGTCGTCGATCACCGCGCAGCTCGGCTCGAAGCTGCAGATCGTCGGCGACGACCTGTTCGTCACCAACCCGCAGCGCATCGCCCGGGGCATCGCCGAGGGCGCGGCCAACGCCGTCCTGGTGAAGGTCAACCAGATCGGCACGCTGACCGAGACGCTCGACGCGGTCGAGCTGGCCCACCGCAACGGTTACCGCTGCATGATGAGCCACCGGTCCGGCGAGACCGAGGACACCACGATCGCCGACCTCGCCGT
This genomic interval carries:
- the ppc gene encoding phosphoenolpyruvate carboxylase — protein: MSEARHPIDAIDEDDAALRADIRRLGTLLGQTLTRQEGQALLDLVEEVRALVRTDPEAAAAKLGALDVATGTKLARAFSTYFHLANVTEQVHRARELRRERAKHGGWLDRAGAMIAERKVPTAEIAAAARRLAVRPVFTAHPTEAARRSILTKLRSIADQLDNEAAEAVLYGGDVTAKTDRRLAELLDLLWQTDELRLDRPDPTDEARNAVYYLRDLYADAAPQVLDDLAETLRSLGVESAPNGQPLTFGTWIGGDRDGNPFVTPAVTRDVLIIQHEHGIQATEEAMDELINEISVSRRLRTVSLDLSASLAQDLDALPEVDARFRRVNAEEPYRLKARAIKAKLANTRQRLAKGTPHVHGRDYLGSSGLIADLELLRASLARNAGQLTATGTLASIIRRVSAFGLRLATMDVREHAEAHHAVLAQLYASVGEVTDYAGLSRAERTELLARELDSRRPLSHADTPLSDRSRKTFDVFSTIRDAQERFGPEVIESYIISMTQGVDDVLAAAVLAREAGLIDPHNAKARIGLVPLLETPAELSAGGRLLDELLRLPAYRAVVRARGDVQEVMLGYSDSNKEAGITTSQWGIHRAQRDLRDVAARHGVRLRLFHGRGGTVGRGGGPTHEAILAQPYGTLDGAIKVTEQGEVISDKYTLPALARENLELTVAAVLQATLLHTAPRQPQEDLARWDAAMDAVSDAAFGAYRDLVEDPLLPEYFWAATPTELLGALNIGSRPAKRPDSGAGLGGLRAIPWVFGWTQSRQIVPGWYGVGTGLRAAREAGLFDTLTDAHSRWHFFRTFLSNVEMMLTKTDLTIARNYVAALVPERLQPIFGKIEAEYARTVEEVLAITGEAHVLEAQPVLARTLAVRDTYLEPLHHLQVALLRQYRDTGTRSAATPGGGRAPSTDPTLERALLTTVNGIAAGLRNTG
- the mfd gene encoding transcription-repair coupling factor, whose protein sequence is MRLVGLLEAALADPALARAGELARGAEDVDVTAPSALRPFLAATAARNKSVLAVTATSREADDLAEALSSFLSPDQVAAYPSWETLPHERLSPRSDTVGRRLAVLRRLAHPELEGPLRVVVAPVRSLLQPQLKGLGDLMPVELSPGTSADLEEVAHRLSDLAYARVDLVTKRGEFAVRGGLLDVFPPTEEHPLRVEFWGDDVEEIRSFAVADQRTIEPVDRLVAVPCRELLLTPEVRGRAEELLAEHPELAEILEKLAEGIPVEGMESLAPALAGDHSMELLADCLPSETVVLLCDPERIRTRAHDLVRTSEEFLQAGWAAAASGGRAPIDVDAAAFKTLAEVRGAALSRGQSWWSIAPFGLDSGEPAAVDQTPWLDVPETVSVSDDTTTLLTLGGQAAPLYHGDTARLLDDLTGWLRDGWKVALVFEGHGPAQRAAEVLRDAGVGAHVSDAAGLAAGELLITTGPLTSGLVDETAQVAIVTGTDISGGRGASTKDMRKMPSRRRNTIDPLELRAGDFVVHEQHGIGRYVELVQRQVNGAEREYLVIEYAPAKRGQPGDRLFVPTDALDQLSRYVGGEQPTLHKMGGSDWQKAKARARKAVREIAAQLIQLYAARQGARGHAFGLDTPWQRELEDAFPYTETPDQLAAIEEVKGDMEKAVPMDRLICGDVGYGKTEIAVRAAFKAVQDGKQVAILVPTTLLAQQHFNTFSERMAQFPVQIRQLSRFQTPSESTRTIEMASEGSADIVIGTHRLLQQATRFKQLGLVVVDEEQRFGVEHKEHLKSLRTNVDVLTMSATPIPRTLEMAITGIREMSTIATPPEERHPVLTYVGAYDDKQVAAAIHRELLRDGQVFYLHNRVESIDKAARRLRELVPEARVVTAHGQMGEEALEKVMIGFWEKEYDVLVATTIIESGIDIPNANTLILERADLLGLAQLHQIRGRVGRGRERAYAYFLYPPEKPLTEHAHERLATIAQHTELGAGMYVAMKDLEIRGAGNLLGGEQSGHIEGVGFDLYVRMVGDAVKAFKGDVGGEEDEEATEVKVDLPVDAHLPVDYIEVERLRLEMYRKIANARSGEELDAVVDELTDRYGEPPAPVVNLIAVARFRALARAYGLSEVSVQGKHLRFSPLELPDSKQLRLKRYHPDAVYKPATSQVSVPRPTTRRIGGEPLRDQALLEWCAQALSDVLGPPAV
- a CDS encoding MazG nucleotide pyrophosphohydrolase domain-containing protein, which translates into the protein MTARIVLLVTSPRLPAGLLTAQAWDLVRAYPVLAGAENAQTTALRANGADVTILPSPTAAALLAAAGTSVEDGGTSVEDGGTSVQGGGTSVEDGGTSVEDGGTSVEGGGTVVWLAGPDGDQRLARELGLKLASNPELAEMELLYGSWDPPGARLLDAVAVMDRLHADDAWKRSQTHQTLARYLLEEAYEAYDAIRADDLDALRGEIGDVLLQVLLHARMAEELPDEERWTIDDVAGEFVEKMIRRNPHVFEPGRETDDLEEIVANWNAVKAAERAAHPPRATTSLASALATLAQSSRDEDAVDALREALRQLTS